TGCATTGAAAATCACgagacaattaaatattaatataatttatttactatctaTAGATACAacgtttcattaatttttacaaaagtacctaactgttttttttttcttgaaaaaagTTCTTACaatcaaagtaaaaaaaaattaattaatatcgatGTTGacgattattacaatataaaataagtaacacGCGTTATGCCGTCGCATAATGCTGACGATGTATAGTCGTGTGGTTtgaacgacgacgacgacgtcgtAAACAACAACAATCACAGTTAATTGAGAAACCCGATACACATAATGAACCTATAGAAATctgttgattaaataattttgtttgggATAAGAATAATGACGGAGACGCATTGTCTCGGCGggcagataaaataataataataaaaaaaacaaaaaaaaaaaaagaataataagtaaaacaaaaataatagcaataataaaaattcaaaaaaatatatatatatatactatgatatattggattgtaaaaaaaaaattcttcttCGATTAATGAGTGTGGGCGTGTGAGATCGGGGAACAATGTGCGTGTGACTTAGAAGAAACCGTCTCCGGTGGGGTCGTTGAGCCACGGGTAGTTGTTGGGGCACCTGACGCACGTTTGCAAGTTGATGGTCTCCCCGGGAACCTCTTTGCTGGTCAGCTTGCACGAGTGTGGTACCCAACAGGCCGGCGGTCCTTCGACCACACACTTTTCCCTCCATGGTTCGAAGTTCTTCACCTCGTTGATGATTCTCGGCTTTTGGATCCATTGGATCACCTGCGTCATGGTGACGAAATACACGTCGTTGTGGTTGGCCAGCACTTCGTCGATCCAGAAAAGGAACGCGTCCAGGTACTCGGGGTTGTTCTTCAGCCAGGCGGCGTGGAAGTACAGACCCATGGGCGCGCGGTTTTGGTCGTAATGCCGGTCGAAGTTGTGGTTCAAAAAGTTATAGAACTGATCGCCGGACAAGATGTTGGAACACGAGTCAACCATGGCGCAACCGGGCAAGTATTCGTCGAAGTTGGGGTCCTCTCGCCTGTCAAGTTCGTTCATCACCATTTCCCATACGGCGTGACTACGAGTCGGGCAGTGTTGCAAGTTTCCGTGACATCTATACGAGAATCAAATATTGTGGCTGTGAGTAAAACTGATTCCGCGcggaaaaactatataatattatcgatatgCTTTCTTTTTTATAGATCGAGCCGGTAAAGAATGCTCGCCGTAACAgctatagtattattagtattgcAGTCATTGAGCCGGTAACCTTAAATGCGATcggtcgttataatattataatttagatcgTATACGGATCGaccgttaaaatgtattgaaaacaGTCTGTACATActcgaatgaaaaaaaaaactttgatcttaaatatgtattcattcatgaaaaacaaaataataaattacaattttattatagagcTGTTTTAAAATCATGTACAGAATACGCCCGCTAGTCCTTGAAACTAGACGACTTTCGCTGATTGAATAACATCTGTATACTTGcagtatataatctatattatggtCGACTAGAAATTTAACATTCCATTCTACTTCCTACTATCCAAATCGAAATATAGATTATTCTAAATCTCGATACTCCAACAAGTTGAATGTTGTATCCAAAAGGcgagttcaaatttaaatatttaacatgacattatattattatattatgacgcTGACgcaatatattactaaaaaaaaaaaaactaaaagtattaatcataatgatttaacaaaattattttagtgctGATAGTGATGAGTGATGACATTGCATTACCATACAATAAACttcaaaatttatcaaattgaaaaatttacgAATTTACCGAATAGAAAATACGGAGGTAAGTacctaatcaaaaataataatatgacaattaTTAGTAGTAGTGAGATACTATGAATTGTCATATAATACATCGGGTCGTGTACCTGCAATACGTGTGTGAAATGTAAGAAAATAACATGTAATGAGCGTACTCGGGTAGAATACTTAAAATCACCACATCACGCTTTGGCCACAAAACCTTCCCCTCCCTTCCCGGGGCACGGAGACAAtccgaataaattaaaattgcacaTATTCCGAACATCTATAAAACGACATCATAAGTCGCTCTGCCCgtaaccatatattatatgctttgAAACTATTTACAGCACACAGTTATCGgaagtaataaaacaatagcgtataataatataataatagtatgtcgTTTGACAAATGAGTAGGTTTTTCGCTGTCCGATAAACGGTaaacgttaatataattatataaactttcATCGACGgtgataaaataagaaaatgtcGTCTGTCGATTAATAACAGCGttacatgttattattgtataggtacgcCTCTCACCTGTGGGGCATGCGGAAGTACATGGTGTACGGCCAGAGAGGTGGGTTGGATAGGGGTGCAGTGATCGATGAATCGTACAAGAAAGCTTGTTCCTCCATCATGGTGAATTGATTGTTGCCACCCACGCGCAAATAAGGCGATCTCAAACCGACAACGCTGTTGTCTGTCAGATTCGCGTATTTTTCGGTGATTATCCGCATACCGGCCATTTCCTTAGCCCAGTCCTCAACGGTGGCGTTGCTCCAGAACTGTTCGTCGTCGTTGTGCCTGTAAACAcgcaaatacaaataataagtaacgATCGTTTAGACGAAAATCTCATTTCGCACAAGACTTTCGGTTTAAAATTGCATTGTTATATGCGACTATATGAGTATATGATGACTGTGTGGTCGtgattcaaaaaaaatgtatttgtattcgCGCTATGCATGTAATGTCCGTCTGCAGAAATTACAAATGATTCGCCGAGACATTTCTTTAGGGATCttcgtaatattatcatcattttatTTCTACACATGCGTATGATTCAACACCATCAGTCGTGAACAACAACGAATTTTAGTGAGGCACTtacatattatctttatcGCGAAACGTTTCTGCCACAAGTTTAGTTATTGATAATCATTGAAATGTATGACTTGTGTGatcgcatatatatattatacaaacgcgATTTTGTTTGCTTTTAAATAGCCAACACAAAACACGAATCTAAtcgattaatttattgatattggcaagaaagttaattattttaaatttcaacattGTTTGTTTATGAATACTATATACTCCAGGCAGTATCTAGAGGCTAGAGCTAAATAAAACCTACAAATGCAATGCGCCAAAGTttagtttcattattatttgttgaattaatttaaaaaacacttaaacattttgtaagaaaatagtataggtacctatcccATTATCTACGttagatgtttttaaaatttaaaattacgtttTCTTTTTGTGGTTAATTTTATGACGTTTTGACCACAAAACCAGTATAACCACAAATTAACGAGTTATGACGTgatcaatgaaaataaaagttacttttatatataggtactttaaattttacttattatgtcAGTGACCTAATAAACCTCTATCTTCCGTCTTTCACCAATGTATTCTTATT
This genomic stretch from Rhopalosiphum maidis isolate BTI-1 chromosome 3, ASM367621v3, whole genome shotgun sequence harbors:
- the LOC113559266 gene encoding uncharacterized protein LOC113559266, coding for MRTTMSISLRLLAIACLITFGSCDSLLSRIKRQQASTSEPKKEESFEIEICKDKDAGEWFRLTAQDGDSCRDVIQCTSSGLQAIRCPAGLYFDIEKQTCDWKAAVKNCKLKNKERKVKPLLFTDEPLCQDGELSCGDKSCIERGLFCNGEKNCPDGSDENSCDNDNDPNRAPPCDPAVCVLPDCFCSEDGTGIPNDLPAKEVPQMITITFDDAINNNNIELYKEIFNGKRRNPNGCDIKATFFVSHKYTNYSAVQETHRKGHEIAVHSITHNDDEQFWSNATVEDWAKEMAGMRIITEKYANLTDNSVVGLRSPYLRVGGNNQFTMMEEQAFLYDSSITAPLSNPPLWPYTMYFRMPHRCHGNLQHCPTRSHAVWEMVMNELDRREDPNFDEYLPGCAMVDSCSNILSGDQFYNFLNHNFDRHYDQNRAPMGLYFHAAWLKNNPEYLDAFLFWIDEVLANHNDVYFVTMTQVIQWIQKPRIINEVKNFEPWREKCVVEGPPACWVPHSCKLTSKEVPGETINLQTCVRCPNNYPWLNDPTGDGFF